In the Sporichthyaceae bacterium genome, GGCGACGGCCGGGCGCTGCTGCTCGGCGAGCTCGTCGACACCGCCGGTCGGCGCTGCGACCTGCACTTCAAGGGCAGCGGGCGGACCCCGTACGCCCGCGGGGCCGACGGCCGCGCGGCGCTCGGGCCGATGCTGCGCGAGTACCTGATCGGTGAGGGCATGCACGCGCTGGGGATCCCGACCAGCCGGGCGCTGGCCGTGGTCACCACCGGCCAGGCGGTCACCCGCGACACCGGTTCGCTGCCCGGGGCCGTGCTGACCCGGGTGGCGGCCAGCCACCTGCGCGTGGGCAGCTTCCAGTACGCCCGGGCCGGGGCGGACCCCGTCATGCTGCGGGCCTTGGCTGATTACGCGATCTGGCGGCACTACCCGGAGGCCGCCCAGGCGCCGAACCCGTACCGCGCCCTGCTGTCCGCGGTGGTCGGCGCGCAGGCCGCGCTGGTCGCGCGCTGGATGGCCGTCGGGTTCGTGCACGGCGTCATGAACACCGACAACGTGACGATCTCCGGCGAGACCATCGACTACGGACCCTGCGCGTTCCTCGACGCGTTCAACCCGAACGCGGTGTTCAGCTCGATCGACGAGATGGGCCGCTACGCCTACCGCAACCAGCCGCCGATCACCTTGTGGAACCTGACCCGGTTCGCCGAGTCGCTGCTGCCCCTGCTCGACGAGAACAACGAGGCCGCCGTGGAGATCGCCCGCGGCGCCCTCGACGCGTTCGCCGACGAGTTCGAGGCCCAGTGGCTGACGCTGATGTACACGAAACTCGGGCTGCCGGTGCCCAGCGGCGAACCCGTACTGCTCAATGAGTTCCTCGCCCTGGCCGCCGGCACCCGGGCCGACTGGACCAACAGCTTCCGCGCCCTGGCGGCCTTGCTGCGGGAGGACACCGCGCCGCTCGCGGCGACGTTCGACGACCCGGCGCCAGTTCTGGAATGGGCCGCCCGGTGGCGCTCCGAACTGCCCGACCCGGTGGCTGCCGCTGCCGCCATGGGCCGGGTGAACCCGGTCTACATCCCGCGCAACCACCTGGTGGAGGCCGCCCTGGCCGCGGCCGACGCAGGCGACCTCGACCCGGCCCGCGCCCTGCTGGAGGCGATCACCCGCCCGTTCGACGAGCGGCCCGGGATGGAGGCGTTCGCGTCGGGCGCGCCCGACGACTTCGGTCCGTACCGCACGTTCTGCGGGACCTGAGTGGCCTCGACCCGAAGCCCGGAAGTGCGGCGCGTCCTCCTGTCCGGCCTGGTCGGCACGACGATCGAGTGGTTCGACTTCTTCCTCTACGGGACGATGTCGGCGCTGGTGTTCAACCGGTTGTTCTTCCCGCACCTCGACCCGTCCGCCGGGACGCTGGCCTCGTTCGGGACCTTCGCCGCCGGGTTCGTCACCCGCCCGATAGGCGGGTTGGTCATGGGCCACTTCGGCGACCGCATCGGGCGCAAGGCGACTCTGGTCGCGTCGCTGACGATGATGGGGCTTGCCACGGTCGCGATCGGCCTGCTGCCGACCTACGACAGCATCGGCCTGGGCGCCCCGGTGCTGCTGACCGGGCTGCGGGTGATCCAGGGTTTCGCGCTGGGCGGCGAGTGGTCCGGCGCCGCGACACTGGTCTTCGAGCACGCCCCGACCCGTTCCCGCGCCCGGTTCGGGCAGTGGGTCCAGGCCGGAGCGTTGGGCGGCATCCTGCTGTCCACCGCGACCGTGCTGATCCTCTCCCAGGAACTGACGAATGCTCAGTTCCTCGACTGGGGTTGGCGGATCCCGTTCCTGGTCTCCGGTCTGCTGCTGGCCGTCGGGTTGTTCGTGCGGTTGCGGGTGGTCGAGTCGCCGGTGTTCACCGAGTTGGCCGCCGCCGAGCAGCAGGCCAAGGTGCCGGTGATCCCGGCCGTGCGCACGCACTGGTGGATGATCCTGCGGGTCACCGGCATGCACCTGATCGTCACGACACTGACGTTCGTCTCGCTGGCCTTCGTGTTGGCCTACGGGATCGCCCGTGCCGGTTACTCCCGCACCGAGATGCTCGAGGTCATGCTGACTGCGGTGCTGGTCGCCTGCGCGGTGAACCCGTTGTTCGGTCGGGCCGGCGACCTGATCGGCCGACGCACGGTCTACGTGCTCGGGGCCTCGGCCGCGATCGTGCTGGCGTTCCCGGCGTTCCGGGCGCTGGACAGCGGCACGTTCGTCGGTGGGGTCGCGGCGTTCGACGGCCTGATCCTGCCGAGCATGGCCATGTACACGACGCAGGGCGCCTGGTTCCCCGAGCTGTTCCCGGCGAAGTTCCGGGTCACCGGCGCGGGCCTCGGCGTCCAGTTGGCCACGGTCGCGCTCGGCGGGCCGGCGCCCACAATCGCCCAGGCGCTGCTGCGCTCCTCCCACGGCAAGTCCTGGTCGGTGGCCGCATACATCTGCGGGGTCGCCGCGGTCTCGCTGACGTTCGCACTGCTCACCCCGGAGAGCCGGCCGAGATTTCCCGCTCCCGACGAAGCGGACCGCGCACCTGCGCCGGCCGTCGCTATCTGAGATCGTGTCGTTCCCAGCCCGCGAACCCGAGGAGTAGCCCGATGTGTCATGCCGTGCAGTGCCGGACCTGCGGCAAGATCGGCTGGACCGGCTGTGGCGAGCACATCGAGGAAGCGCTGGCCGGGGTCCCGGACGAGCAGCGCTGCCCGGGCCACAACCCGGTACCCGGCCGCGGGCTGCGCGGCCTGTTCAACCGCCGCTGACCCCGATTTCCCCATCATGTGGGCGCGTCCGCGCCCTTCCTGCTTCGGGAAGGGCGCGGACGCACCCATTGGATGAGGTGTGTCGAGGGCTCAGCCCTCAGTGCCGGCGCCCGGGTCGGAGTCGAGCGGCTCACCGGGTCCGGCCGGGTCCTCACCCGCGGACGGCCCCTCGGCGGCCAGACCGACCTTGACCGGCTTCATGGCGCGGACGAGCAGTTGGGCAACGTCGATGACCTCGAGGGTCTCCGGGGCCGCGCCGGAGGACTGCTTGGCGGCCACCGAGTCGGAGAGCATCGTCTTGCAGAACGGGCAGCCGGTGATGATGGCGTCCGGGGAGAGGGTCAGGGCCTCCTCGGTGCGGTTGTCGTTGATCCGCTGACCGATGGTCTCCTCCATCCACATGCGGGCACCGCCGGCGCCGCAGCAGAAGGAGCGTTCCTTCGAGCGTTCCATTTCCTTGAACTCGAGCCCGCCTCCCCCGCCATTCGACACTGCCGCGATCAGCTCGCGCGGCGGGGAGTAGACCTTGTTGTGCCGACCCAGGAAGCACGGGTCGTGGTAAGTCGCCGAACCGGCCACCGGCTGGGTCGGGACCAACTTCCCGGCGGCGACCAGTTCGTTCAGCAACTGGGTGTGGTGCAGGACCTCGAACGAGCCGCCGAGTTGTCCGTACTCCCGCCCGATCGTGTTGAAGCAGTGCGGGCAGGTCGCCACGATCTTGGTGACCTTGGCCTCATTCAGGGTCTCGATGTTCTGCTGGGCCAGCATCTGGAACACGAATTCGTTGCCCATGCGCCGGGCCGGGTCGCCGGTGCAGGTCTCGGCCTGCCCGAGGATCGCGTACTTCACCCCGGCGATGTGCAGCAGTTCCGCGACGGCCTTGGTGGTCTTCTGCGCCTTGTCGTCCAACGAACCGGCACAGCCGACCCAGAACAGGTAGTCCAGCTCGGCGGCGTCCTGCACGTCCTCACCGACCACGGGGACCTTGAACCCGAGGTCCTTGGTCCACTCGGTGCGCATGCGGCCGGGCATACCCCACGGGTTGCCGGCCTTCTCCAGGTTCTTGAGCATCCCCCCGGCCTCGGAGGGGAAGCTCGATTCGATCATGGTCTGGTAGCGACGCATGTCGACGATGTGGTCGATGTGCTCGATGTCGACCGGGCACTGCTCCACGCACGCCCCGCAGTTCGTGCACGACCACAGCACGTCGGGGTCGATGACCCCGCCCTCCTCCGCCGTCCCCACCAGCGGTCGTGCGG is a window encoding:
- a CDS encoding (Fe-S)-binding protein; protein product: MTAVRIIVGLGMTLAVLPIAGRRGWWLYRLAMTGQPDPDRLKNVSRPKIGSAIKRQVIEVFAQKKLLKWSIPGAAHFFVFWAFLILGTVYLEAYGSLFSDKFHIPLVGHWEVLGFAQDTIALLAMLGIVTFAAIRFKDSPARLDRKSRFKGSHTGGAWLILFMIFNVLWTMFFFRGVSWANGNLPYDNGAYMSKLVGKAFAHIHNGHVLDWLETVGLLMHIGVMLSFLVIVVYSKHMHIFIAPLNVAFARKPDGLGPLLPMQSAGKVLDFEEADPDVDIFGRSKIEDFTWKGFLDFATCTECGRCQSQCPAWNTGKPLSPKMLILELRDHAFAKAPWLLATEEQRAGLSDEIKAEAARPLVGTAEEGGVIDPDVLWSCTNCGACVEQCPVDIEHIDHIVDMRRYQTMIESSFPSEAGGMLKNLEKAGNPWGMPGRMRTEWTKDLGFKVPVVGEDVQDAAELDYLFWVGCAGSLDDKAQKTTKAVAELLHIAGVKYAILGQAETCTGDPARRMGNEFVFQMLAQQNIETLNEAKVTKIVATCPHCFNTIGREYGQLGGSFEVLHHTQLLNELVAAGKLVPTQPVAGSATYHDPCFLGRHNKVYSPPRELIAAVSNGGGGGLEFKEMERSKERSFCCGAGGARMWMEETIGQRINDNRTEEALTLSPDAIITGCPFCKTMLSDSVAAKQSSGAAPETLEVIDVAQLLVRAMKPVKVGLAAEGPSAGEDPAGPGEPLDSDPGAGTEG
- a CDS encoding YdiU family protein, whose product is MSVATDLRLNFDNSFVRDLPGMFLPWQAAPAPAPELVLLNESLAAELGLDLEALRSPAGVSVLAGNTAPDGAANVAQAYAGHQFGNYVPRLGDGRALLLGELVDTAGRRCDLHFKGSGRTPYARGADGRAALGPMLREYLIGEGMHALGIPTSRALAVVTTGQAVTRDTGSLPGAVLTRVAASHLRVGSFQYARAGADPVMLRALADYAIWRHYPEAAQAPNPYRALLSAVVGAQAALVARWMAVGFVHGVMNTDNVTISGETIDYGPCAFLDAFNPNAVFSSIDEMGRYAYRNQPPITLWNLTRFAESLLPLLDENNEAAVEIARGALDAFADEFEAQWLTLMYTKLGLPVPSGEPVLLNEFLALAAGTRADWTNSFRALAALLREDTAPLAATFDDPAPVLEWAARWRSELPDPVAAAAAMGRVNPVYIPRNHLVEAALAAADAGDLDPARALLEAITRPFDERPGMEAFASGAPDDFGPYRTFCGT
- a CDS encoding MFS transporter, whose protein sequence is MRRVLLSGLVGTTIEWFDFFLYGTMSALVFNRLFFPHLDPSAGTLASFGTFAAGFVTRPIGGLVMGHFGDRIGRKATLVASLTMMGLATVAIGLLPTYDSIGLGAPVLLTGLRVIQGFALGGEWSGAATLVFEHAPTRSRARFGQWVQAGALGGILLSTATVLILSQELTNAQFLDWGWRIPFLVSGLLLAVGLFVRLRVVESPVFTELAAAEQQAKVPVIPAVRTHWWMILRVTGMHLIVTTLTFVSLAFVLAYGIARAGYSRTEMLEVMLTAVLVACAVNPLFGRAGDLIGRRTVYVLGASAAIVLAFPAFRALDSGTFVGGVAAFDGLILPSMAMYTTQGAWFPELFPAKFRVTGAGLGVQLATVALGGPAPTIAQALLRSSHGKSWSVAAYICGVAAVSLTFALLTPESRPRFPAPDEADRAPAPAVAI